ACGGGAGCCCTCTCCGTATCCACACGGAGTCCGCACCCGAGAACCCTCGACAGAAGTGGGTGTTCGGCTCGGTTCCCTGGACGCCATGCCACCTGAACCCTCAGGGGGACCAGTGCGATCTGGTGTAGCTCCGAAAATGATGGCGGTCGCGCTGGCCGTCCTGTGCGCCGCGGCCTGCAGCTCGACGCCGAAAGCACAGAAGCAGGGCTCCGGCCCGCCCACTGGAAACCGGGGCAACGACGGGTACGCCCTTGCGGACACCCCGTTCACCCGCAAGGGCGCCGTCATCACCGCGACCTGTTCCATCGGCGCGCGCGCCGCGGCCGTCTCGGTGCAGGCGTGGGATCCCGACGGGTGGCAACCGCTCGACGAGCGCATCTTCGGCATACCGGCCAGCGCCGCTTTCTCCAACTATCACGGCGTGGAGGCGGTCAACAGCCCTCTCGTGGACCTGTGCCGGCAGAGCACGGACCGCGAGTCCCCCTACCGCCTGGACGACCTGGAACACCTGGCCCCGCGGGCCCGTGCCCTCTTCGACCTCGGATTCACCCGCATGGCGGTGGTGTTCCGGGGGCCCGACGGCAAGGCCACCCACGCCGGCTCCGTGGCAAGCGGTGACCCCCAGGGCGACGCCGCAGCCCCGAGCGGCGCGACGAGCGACGACGAGCAGAACGCCGCGATGGCGCCCGACGGGCGCAGCGTCTGGTTCACCTACACGAACCCTGCCGGGGAGCAGAGGATCGGATCCCGGGCCGTCGAGGGCGACCAGGGCCTGTCGGACGAAGGACCAGCGGCCGGGCATGAACTTCCCCTGACCGTCTCGGGTAAGCCGCCGCGGGCCATCCAGGCCGACATGGTCCGCGTTTCGCCGAACGGCCGGCGATTCACCGGGTTCGCGCCGAAGGTCTTCGGAAGGATCTTCGACGCCGCGGACTCGTCGATCGCGTTGACCGGGAAATCGGCCGGCAACGCCACCCTGGTCAGGGACTGTGTCGCCATCGTGGGCTGGATCAGCGACGCCCAGGTGCTGTGCCGAACCCCGTCCGGGTCGTTCCAGGTCGCGGACGCCCACTCCGGTGACCCCGTGGGGGCCGCGATCGAGGTGGTCGGCGCGAACGACGGCACCGTCGCCGAGGGGATGCTGGTCTCGGCGGACGGGAAACACTTCATCGTCGCCGTCCACATTCCCAACGACCCGTACGGGGAGCCAGGTCAGCTCCCCGACCTCAGGGTCGTGCCCACCAGCCCAGGAGGGGAGAGCATCCCGATCGCCAACGACAGCCTGAGTGTCGACACGGTCTTTCTGGCGTGGCGGTGAGCTTGCGCGGTCGAGGCCGCAAACGGTGCTGACTACCGGCCGCGAGCGGGCCGAGCGGAGGGGTCGGCACGGAAGGTTTGGGGAGACACCCCGAAGGTGGCGGTGAAGACCCGGCTGAAGTGAGCCTTCGCGGGGAAGCCCCAGCGGGCGGCGATGCTATGGATCGGTCGCTCTCGTTGCAGGGGATCGCACAGGTCGCGTGCGCACCGGTCCAGGCGCTTCGTCCGGATGGTCTCAGCGACTGTCTGGTCCTCGGCCTCGAACGCTCGGTGCAGGCTGCGCAGCGAGACGTGGTGCGCGGCCGCGACGGTGCTCGGCGAGAGGTCCGGGTCGCCGAGGTGTTCGTCGATGAACGCCTTGACCCGCACGCGCAGGGTGTGGCCGCGTACCTCGGTCGGTAGAGCGTCAGTGAGGTCCAGGTGCTGGGCCACCGCCGCGGAGATCAGGTTTCGGGCAACGGTGCCCAGCAGCGGAACGTCACTCTCCTGGTACTGCTCCGGGTGGGTCAGTATCTGGCGTACGAATTGGCTGAGCAGTACGCCTATCCCCTCGGTGGCGGGGATGTTCGTGGCGAGGAGTCGCGCGATCTTGTCGGGATGCAGCGGTATGAGACCGTGCGGAACGAGGATCGTCAGGGTGGTCAACAGATCGTCGCGCTGCGACCGCCCCTGGTGCGAGGACTGATGGGGTCGGGACGTGTCGACAACGGCGAAGTGCCCCGGCGTGAACAGGCTCGTCCGCCGCTCCTGCTCCATCCCGCCGTGCCCGGACAGCGGCAGCGCGAACTGGTACATCTCCGGGTCGCTGCGGCGGATGAATGTGCCGGTGCGCTGCATGTCCAGGGATGGGTACCGCCAGGACGACAGCACGACCTCACCCAGGTTGATGACCTCGGCCCGGGCACGGAAGTCTGCCGCGTGGGCACTGTGGATCCGCATCGGCACCGACTCACGTGCCACCAGGTCGTGCCAGAATCCGAATCGCTCACCCTCGGGCACCGCGGTGGTGTCCGCCGAGGCTACGGTGAGCACTGGCCTCCTCGATCCCTGTCGATGTCGTTGACGCGGCCAAGGCTGCGCTGCCGCACCAGCTTACCGATCATTCAGGTCCCGGCTCAGGTTCGGCGGGAGCGGCCTTGTCGCAGGCAACGCCGACGCCGAGGTTGACGCGGTCCTCGTGGCCGTTCGACCGCACGACGAGCGGTACGCAGGCAGCCCGCGCGACCCACGTGCCACCGACGAAGACCCTCCACTGCGCCTGCGCACCCTCCGGCGCGCAGGCGTGCACCGTGACGGTCGCCGCCGGCGGGCTGAGAGCACCCCATCCGATCCGAGCCTCGCCGTCTGATCTCGGTGCCACCTGAAGGTCGACGACCGCGCCCGCGCGGACGACCAGCCCCCATTTGGCGAATAGCCGAGCCGAGCGATCAGTCTCCCCGGAGTCCTGCACGGAAAGCACCGCGCGGTCGGGCACGGCCACGTCTTTTCCGACCAGTCGATAACCCGCCGGTATTTCCGGCATCGACGTTACCGAGGGCGTGCACGGCAAACCGGCACCGCCCTCGCGTATCGACGAGGTCGCGCTGTCGGCGGGCGGCGTGTCGGGTCGGCGCGCGTCGCTTGCGGGCGTGCATGCTGTCAGCACCGCGACCAGGCACACGCTGGCCCGCCAGGTGATCGGCCGGGCCCACCCGACGGCCGCCGCCTCCGGGTGGACCGGGGTGCGGGTGGTCCGGGTCCACGCAGAATTCGAATTCATTCGATATCTTATAGCACATTGCCGATATACGTGTTGGTAACATCGCGTTGGGCGACAGTGGCCGCGCCAATAGTGGAGTGATGTCGAAATGAACGATCGATCAGTAGTCGATCTTGCATGTGACATATCCAACTGTCGCTTTTCCACCTGCCATCAAAAATTGGGCACGTAATCTTCGCCGGGTACCTTCCTGTCGTGCCAGACGCCACTCGACAGTTGATTGCCGATCGCTATCGGCTGGTCCGCCCCCTCGGTCAGGGCGGGATGGGCCGCGTATGGCAGGCCCGCGACGAGATGCTGCAGCGCGACGTGGCCATCAAGGAGTTGGTGGCACCGCCCGGCCTGCGTGACGACGAACGCCGGGAGTTGCGCGAACGGTCCATGCGCGAGGCGCGGGCCGTCGCCCGCCTGGGCCACGTCAACGTGGTACGCGTCTTCGACGTGCTGCACTCGGCCGACGACCCCTGGATCGTGATGGAGCTCGTCCCGTCCCGATCCCTGCAGCAGGTGCTCGACGACGAGGGGCCGATGCCGCCGGCCCGCGCCGCGCACATCGGGCTCGGTGTGCTGGGCGCGTTACGGGCTGCCCACCAGGCCGGCGTGCTGCACCGCGACGTCAAGCCGGCCAACGTGTTGCTCGCCGACGACGGCAGAGTGGTGCTGACCGACTTTGGTCTGGCCACCCTCCCCGGCGACCCACGCATGACCCAGACCGGGATGGTGCTCGGCTCGCCGGCGTTCCTCGCGCCGGAGCGGGCCACCGACGGCGACGTCGGTCCGGCCGCCGACCTCTGGTCGCTCGGTGCGACCCTCTACGCGGCGGTCGAGGGACGCACCCCGTACCAGCGGTCGTCCCCGATCGCCACGCTGGCGGCGCTCGCCACCGAGCCGCCACCGCCGGCGCAGCGAGCCGGTCGGCTGACCCCGCTCCTCGAAGGACTGCTGCGCCGGGAGCCGGACCAGCGGATCACCGCCGAGGAGGCTGAGCGGCTCCTGCGCCAGGCCGCCATCCCGGACGAGCCGGTCACCCCGGGGAGCACCGGAGGTGGGCCGGTAACCCGGGTCACCGCCACCGCCACCACCGACGGGCCCCGTCCGAAGATCGTGCCCGAGTTCGTCACCGCCGAGTCCGGTCCGACCGCGCCGCCGCAGCTTGTCGCCGACGCACCGCAGCTTGTCGCCGACGTGCCGCCGTCTGTCGCCGACACGCCGGTGGCGGGGTCGGGTCGCAAGCGCCGGGCTCGGCTGATCGGTTCGATCGCCGCCGCCGCGCTGCTGGTCGTCCTGCTGGTGACCGCGTCCCTGCTGAACCGCGGGCTGTTCGGCGGTGTGGGGGCCGGCGGAGTGGCGGCGCCCGCCGTCGACCCGTCACCGATTGCCGAATCGCCGGTTTCCCGGGAACTCGCACCAGCGCCCGCGGGATGGCACTACTACCGCGACGATCCCCGTTTCCTCGTACCGGTGCCGGACGGCTGGCGGGTGCGGCGCGACGGTGAGCGGGCCGAGTTCCAGGAGCCGGACGGCAGCCGGGTGCTCGTGGTGGACGAACTCCGGTCCGTTCCCGCGGACCTCGTCGCCGAGCTGCGGGCGCGGGAGACGGTCGAGCGCAAGCGGTACGCCGACTACCGGCAGGTCCGGCTCGCCGCGCTGCGCTACCAGGTGCGGGCCGCCGAATGGGAGTGGACCCACACCGACGAGGACGGCACGCCGCTGCACACGGTGAGCCGTGCGTTCATCGGTCACAACGGGCACGCGTACTCCATCGGCTGGACCACCGCGGCCGCCGAATGGTCGGCGAGCGCGGGCGTCTTCGCGCTGATCACAGACGGTTTCCAGGGGATGCCGGTCCAGGGCGTGCCGGTCGCGGGCGGCTCGCCGTCCAGACCCGCCGGCCCGCCGCCGTCGGCAGGCGCGGGGCAGCCGACACCGGGGACGGCCAACGGTGCGACAACCGTTCCGGGGAATCCGCCGCAGCAACCGCCGGCCCCGCCGCCGCCCTCCCCGACGCAGAGCAACGCGCCCGCCGGGAAGCAGATCCAAAGCTTCGCCAGTGACCGTTGCATCGACATCCCGGACGGCAACGCCACCGCTGGTGCGCGACTGCAGATCTGGGACTGCCGTCGGACCGCCAAGCAACTGTGGACCTTCCCCGCGGACGGCACGGTCCGCTCGATGGGCAAGTGCCTGGACGTCGCCGGCCACTCCACCGAAGACGGGGCCGCGATCCAACTGGCTGACTGCACCGGCGCGGGGTCACAGAAGTTCACCCTCAACAAGGCCTACGACCTGGTTAACACCAAGGCGGACAGGTGCGTCGACGTGCTCGACCAGAACCCGGACAACGGCGCCCGACTGCAGCTCTGGCAGTGCACCGGGAATGCGAACCAGAAGTGGAAGGCCATCTGAGCGCTGACTGCGGGCGCTCCGATGGTTACGGTCGTGAATGCCGAGCTTTCCCGACCGTTCGAGGAGTGATCGCATGTCCCCCTCTCCTTCCCGGCTCTTCGCGGAGATAGCGACGGCGGAACCACCGGTCGA
The nucleotide sequence above comes from Micromonospora luteifusca. Encoded proteins:
- a CDS encoding helix-turn-helix domain-containing protein yields the protein MLTVASADTTAVPEGERFGFWHDLVARESVPMRIHSAHAADFRARAEVINLGEVVLSSWRYPSLDMQRTGTFIRRSDPEMYQFALPLSGHGGMEQERRTSLFTPGHFAVVDTSRPHQSSHQGRSQRDDLLTTLTILVPHGLIPLHPDKIARLLATNIPATEGIGVLLSQFVRQILTHPEQYQESDVPLLGTVARNLISAAVAQHLDLTDALPTEVRGHTLRVRVKAFIDEHLGDPDLSPSTVAAAHHVSLRSLHRAFEAEDQTVAETIRTKRLDRCARDLCDPLQRERPIHSIAARWGFPAKAHFSRVFTATFGVSPQTFRADPSARPARGR
- a CDS encoding serine/threonine protein kinase, translating into MPDATRQLIADRYRLVRPLGQGGMGRVWQARDEMLQRDVAIKELVAPPGLRDDERRELRERSMREARAVARLGHVNVVRVFDVLHSADDPWIVMELVPSRSLQQVLDDEGPMPPARAAHIGLGVLGALRAAHQAGVLHRDVKPANVLLADDGRVVLTDFGLATLPGDPRMTQTGMVLGSPAFLAPERATDGDVGPAADLWSLGATLYAAVEGRTPYQRSSPIATLAALATEPPPPAQRAGRLTPLLEGLLRREPDQRITAEEAERLLRQAAIPDEPVTPGSTGGGPVTRVTATATTDGPRPKIVPEFVTAESGPTAPPQLVADAPQLVADVPPSVADTPVAGSGRKRRARLIGSIAAAALLVVLLVTASLLNRGLFGGVGAGGVAAPAVDPSPIAESPVSRELAPAPAGWHYYRDDPRFLVPVPDGWRVRRDGERAEFQEPDGSRVLVVDELRSVPADLVAELRARETVERKRYADYRQVRLAALRYQVRAAEWEWTHTDEDGTPLHTVSRAFIGHNGHAYSIGWTTAAAEWSASAGVFALITDGFQGMPVQGVPVAGGSPSRPAGPPPSAGAGQPTPGTANGATTVPGNPPQQPPAPPPPSPTQSNAPAGKQIQSFASDRCIDIPDGNATAGARLQIWDCRRTAKQLWTFPADGTVRSMGKCLDVAGHSTEDGAAIQLADCTGAGSQKFTLNKAYDLVNTKADRCVDVLDQNPDNGARLQLWQCTGNANQKWKAI